In Ischnura elegans chromosome 6, ioIscEleg1.1, whole genome shotgun sequence, one genomic interval encodes:
- the LOC124161053 gene encoding uncharacterized protein LOC124161053, which yields MSDLSPCVSRQDLVRSLETLTGRKDVVLLDYHVKRASSSVEGFASLVLRVDVSYRLPGEDRVHPHVFIVKTLPQTHHHREMMASSGIFSQEWLFFSRVAPLMIKASAGRVQVPLPICYHGFCTKDDASFFLEDLVAAGYRGVNRSYFTEGLDYAHSSAAMKALGKLHALSVVAEKLLDPDSGGWAESIRNFDEDKVFYVQRPGEPRCPSQDMIEEFLRNFKEMCRETEGLPKKAVTCGALDKVLDGVFPFFCRMRQTPPRNRRVIIHGDCWVNNMMFKYVKGEDGADKPADVKFFDLQMTRCGHPSTDFLYFLYMSTRKAARDKYFSTLAEDYHRSFAETFGALVHGPPPYSLDEFKKDLTGKYKLYGPIIGIIHSPMIMLGDDFLLPNAEDLTDEMMKDIFQSGGTQKIMHRFRNDPKFRSMIVDNMMEFLNSALPNGLESVETSPIILNSDI from the coding sequence ATGAGTGATTTGTCGCCTTGTGTGTCCCGCCAGGATTTGGTGAGGTCCCTGGAAACCCTGACTGGGAGGAAAGATGTGGTTCTCTTGGATTACCACGTGAAAAGGGCCTCCAGTTCCGTGGAGGGGTTCGCATCCCTGGTACTCCGTGTCGATGTCTCCTACCGGCTACCAGGGGAAGACAGGGTCCACCCCCACGTGTTCATAGTGAAGACTTTGCCCCAGACCCACCATCACCGGGAGATGATGGCGAGCAGCGGGATATTCTCCCAGGAATGGCTCTTCTTCAGCCGCGTGGCACCCCTGATGATCAAAGCATCGGCTGGTCGCGTCCAAGTCCCGCTGCCAATATGTTACCACGGTTTCTGCACTAAAGACGACGCCAGTTTTTTCCTGGAAGATCTTGTGGCGGCTGGATACCGTGGAGTGAACCGTTCTTACTTCACGGAGGGCTTAGATTATGCCCACAGCAGTGCTGCGATGAAAGCTTTGGGCAAACTTCACGCCCTCTCCGTGGTGGCAGAGAAGTTACTGGATCCTGATAGTGGAGGTTGGGCCGAGTCCATCCGAAATTTCGACGAGGATAAAGTCTTCTATGTCCAGAGACCTGGCGAGCCCCGGTGCCCTTCCCAGGACATGATCGAGGAATTCCTCAGGAACTTCAAGGAGATGTGCAGGGAAACGGAGGGGCTACCAAAGAAGGCCGTGACCTGTGGAGCGTTGGATAAGGTCCTCGACGGAGTATTCCCGTTTTTCTGCAGGATGAGACAGACTCCGCCACGAAATAGACGTGTAATTATCCATGGGGATTGCTGGGTGAACAACATGATGTTCAAGTACGTGAAAGGAGAGGATGGGGCCGATAAACCTGCAGATGTGAAGTTCTTCGACCTGCAGATGACAAGGTGCGGTCATCCGAGCACGGATTTTCTGTACTTTCTGTACATGAGCACCAGGAAAGCGGCGAGGGACAAATACTTCTCTACTCTCGCCGAAGATTATCACAGGTCTTTCGCTGAAACCTTTGGAGCACTGGTTCATGGACCGCCGCCGTATTCCCTGGACGAATTCAAAAAGGACTTGACCGGAAAGTACAAGCTTTATGGCCCTATAATAGGAATCATTCATTCCCCTATGATCATGCTCGGTGACGACTTCTTGCTCCCCAACGCCGAAGATTTGACGGATGAGATGATGAAAGACATTTTCCAATCCGGAGGTACGCAGAAAATCATGCATCGCTTCCGAAATGATCCAAAATTTAGGTCTATGATTGTGGACAACatgatggaatttttaaattcagcTCTACCCAATGGACTAGAGTCTGTGGAAACATCACCTATAATACTGAACTCAGatatttaa